A genomic segment from Truepera sp. encodes:
- the ppc gene encoding phosphoenolpyruvate carboxylase: MSDESAFKLLSGDVDFLASALGQVLKELEGQRVFALVERVRYLTKGVRAGDEDAGPELDQLLASLDTETAEMLVRAFTVYFQLVNLAEEIHRVRVNRHREVSATVREPRSESIAAAVKALSDQGMSRDAAAAFIRHLDLQLTVTAHPTEVKRYTVRLKLERIGEALRQLHEVELTPRDGRVLREQIYAEIATLWLTREVAPERPTVLDEVKSALYYFRRSLLDAVPRIMADLEQALDDYFPAEGPARPPHLEPPRPSPVPVLKFRSWIGGDRDGNPHVTPEVMREAFELQAHVANEAYTADVEELVQRLSQWEGRTMLTDEFRAALASKDATTGTSERFPGEPYRRWLEHVFDALVREGANPGTYPGGEEGYRADLTVLEAALRFGHGGRPADAFLRPAMRRAAAFGFPLAKLDMREHSAVHEAAIASVLAAAGVHPDYSSLPESERVQVLAREFASPRPLLPEGANIGDEARRALAFLAEFRRAERVYGPGAHGSTIVSMTAGVSDVMEALLLAKEAGVTEIDATPLFETLDDLRAAPTAVRELFSVGPYLEHVRRRGVQEIMIGYSDSNKDVGFVTASWALYQAQEELAAVCREFGVPLRIFHGRGTSIGRGGGPAGKAIMAQPPGSLAGRMRLTEQGEALADRYADPDLAHRHLEQVLHAFMLASARDTRELPAVDPRYREALDAAAVAAMDRYRALTRGDGFMEFFEQVTPIEELGQLNLGSRPTRRAGAPSMANLRAIPWVFAFTQCRANLPGWYGLGAALGAIDPGLAQEMYREWPFFTTMIDFAQMSLAKADMNIFGAYLGLVEERHRHFGVTIERHHAETVKLTEAVTGAPLLDNDPVLARALSLRNPYVDPISRVQVELLRRLRSQPPEGPEREAIAYGVMLSLMGVSAGMRNTG, from the coding sequence ATGAGTGACGAGAGCGCTTTCAAGCTGTTGTCCGGCGATGTCGATTTCCTCGCGTCCGCATTAGGGCAGGTCCTCAAGGAGCTCGAGGGACAGCGCGTCTTCGCCCTCGTCGAGCGCGTCCGGTACCTCACGAAGGGGGTGCGAGCGGGTGACGAAGACGCCGGCCCGGAACTCGACCAGTTGCTGGCGTCGCTAGACACCGAGACGGCCGAGATGCTGGTGCGGGCCTTCACGGTCTACTTCCAGCTCGTCAACCTAGCGGAGGAGATCCACCGGGTGCGCGTCAACCGGCACCGTGAGGTCAGCGCCACCGTGAGGGAGCCCCGTAGTGAGAGCATCGCCGCCGCCGTCAAGGCCCTGAGCGACCAGGGCATGTCGCGAGACGCCGCGGCCGCCTTCATCAGGCACCTCGATCTGCAGCTGACGGTCACCGCGCACCCCACCGAGGTGAAGCGCTACACGGTGAGGCTCAAGCTCGAGCGGATAGGCGAGGCGCTCCGGCAGCTGCACGAGGTCGAGCTGACCCCGCGAGACGGCCGCGTGTTGCGTGAGCAGATCTACGCCGAGATCGCCACCTTGTGGCTTACCCGCGAGGTGGCGCCCGAGCGGCCCACCGTCTTGGACGAGGTCAAGAGCGCGCTCTACTACTTCAGGCGCTCCCTGCTCGACGCCGTTCCCCGCATAATGGCGGACCTCGAACAGGCCCTGGACGATTACTTCCCAGCCGAAGGACCCGCCCGTCCACCGCACCTCGAGCCGCCGCGCCCGTCGCCCGTTCCCGTCCTCAAGTTCCGTTCCTGGATCGGTGGCGACCGCGACGGCAACCCACACGTCACGCCCGAGGTGATGCGCGAGGCGTTCGAGCTGCAGGCGCACGTGGCCAACGAGGCGTACACCGCCGACGTCGAGGAGCTGGTGCAGCGCCTCTCGCAGTGGGAGGGCCGCACGATGCTCACCGACGAGTTCCGCGCCGCGCTCGCTTCGAAGGACGCGACGACCGGGACCAGCGAGCGCTTCCCCGGTGAGCCTTACCGCCGCTGGCTGGAGCACGTCTTCGATGCGCTCGTGCGCGAGGGGGCGAACCCGGGGACCTACCCTGGAGGAGAAGAGGGTTATCGCGCCGACCTGACGGTGCTGGAGGCCGCGCTCCGGTTCGGCCACGGCGGCCGCCCCGCCGACGCGTTCTTGCGGCCGGCGATGCGCAGGGCGGCCGCCTTCGGCTTCCCCCTGGCCAAGCTCGACATGCGCGAGCACAGCGCCGTGCACGAAGCGGCTATAGCGAGCGTGCTGGCCGCAGCGGGCGTCCACCCCGACTACTCGTCGCTGCCCGAAAGCGAACGCGTGCAGGTGCTTGCCCGCGAGTTCGCGTCGCCGCGGCCCCTCCTGCCTGAAGGCGCGAACATCGGGGACGAGGCGCGCCGGGCGCTCGCGTTCTTGGCGGAGTTCCGCCGCGCGGAGCGCGTCTACGGGCCCGGGGCGCACGGCAGCACCATCGTGAGCATGACGGCCGGCGTGTCGGACGTCATGGAGGCCCTGCTGCTCGCCAAGGAGGCGGGCGTCACCGAGATCGACGCCACGCCCCTCTTCGAGACGCTCGACGACCTGCGCGCGGCCCCGACGGCGGTGCGAGAATTGTTCAGCGTCGGGCCGTACCTGGAGCACGTCCGGCGGCGCGGCGTGCAAGAGATAATGATCGGCTACTCCGATTCGAACAAGGACGTGGGGTTCGTGACAGCGTCGTGGGCCCTCTACCAGGCGCAGGAGGAGCTGGCTGCCGTGTGCCGCGAGTTCGGCGTGCCGCTGCGCATCTTCCACGGGCGCGGCACGAGCATCGGGCGCGGCGGCGGCCCCGCCGGGAAGGCCATCATGGCCCAGCCGCCCGGCAGCCTGGCGGGCCGCATGCGCCTCACCGAGCAGGGCGAGGCGCTGGCCGACCGCTACGCCGACCCGGACCTCGCACACCGCCACCTCGAACAGGTGCTGCACGCCTTCATGCTCGCCAGCGCCCGCGACACGCGGGAGCTGCCCGCCGTGGACCCGCGCTACCGCGAGGCGCTGGACGCGGCCGCCGTGGCGGCGATGGACCGCTACCGCGCCCTGACCCGCGGTGACGGCTTCATGGAGTTCTTCGAGCAGGTAACCCCGATCGAGGAGCTGGGACAGCTCAACCTGGGTTCGCGCCCCACGCGGCGTGCCGGCGCGCCAAGCATGGCCAACCTGCGGGCCATCCCCTGGGTGTTCGCCTTCACGCAGTGCCGCGCGAACCTCCCCGGTTGGTACGGCCTCGGCGCGGCCTTAGGGGCGATCGATCCGGGGCTGGCGCAAGAGATGTACCGCGAATGGCCGTTCTTCACGACCATGATCGACTTCGCGCAGATGAGCCTCGCCAAGGCCGACATGAACATTTTCGGCGCCTACTTGGGCCTGGTGGAGGAGAGGCACCGCCATTTCGGCGTCACCATCGAGCGCCACCATGCCGAGACCGTGAAGCTGACCGAAGCGGTGACGGGCGCACCCCTCCTCGACAACGACCCCGTGCTAGCGCGCGCACTCAGCCTGCGCAACCCGTACGTCGACCCCATAAGCCGTGTTCAGGTCGAGCTTCTCAGACGCTTGCGATCGCAGCCGCCCGAGGGCCCCGAGCGCGAGGCCATCGCGTACGGCGTCATGCTCTCCCTCATGGGAGTCAGCGCCGGCATGCGGAACACGGGTTGA
- a CDS encoding TIGR00282 family metallophosphoesterase, translating to MRVLFVGDVFATPGMKAAQAYLAAVRNDYDFVIVNGENAAGGFGITRKQFEQLRNAGADVVTLGNHAFDQSEVMELLEETPRLLRPANYPPGTPGLGWHVFEPRGGGRIAVAQLMGRVFLDPLDDPYRAADAILEQLDDSVPIIVDFHAEATSEKKVMGFHLAGRVSAVLGTHTHVTTADEQVFKGTAYITDVGMTGVQNSSIGLAFEEVHSRFVTKLPARYRPAQGRGTVNAVAIELEGRRAVSVRRVRWEHGAEDEG from the coding sequence GTGCGTGTTCTATTCGTAGGCGACGTGTTCGCCACCCCCGGCATGAAGGCGGCCCAGGCCTACCTCGCGGCCGTGCGGAACGATTACGACTTCGTGATAGTCAACGGCGAGAATGCCGCCGGCGGCTTCGGCATCACCCGTAAGCAGTTCGAGCAGCTACGTAACGCGGGGGCCGACGTGGTCACGCTCGGCAACCACGCCTTCGACCAGTCCGAGGTCATGGAGCTGCTCGAGGAGACCCCGCGCCTGCTGCGCCCGGCCAACTACCCGCCCGGGACGCCCGGACTGGGGTGGCACGTGTTCGAACCGCGCGGCGGTGGGCGCATCGCCGTGGCGCAACTGATGGGCCGAGTGTTCCTTGACCCGCTCGACGACCCGTATCGCGCCGCCGACGCCATCCTCGAGCAACTCGACGACTCGGTTCCGATAATCGTCGACTTCCACGCCGAGGCGACCAGCGAGAAGAAGGTCATGGGGTTCCACCTCGCGGGCCGGGTGAGCGCCGTGCTCGGGACTCACACGCACGTCACCACGGCCGACGAGCAGGTGTTCAAGGGCACCGCCTACATAACCGACGTGGGCATGACCGGCGTGCAGAACTCGTCCATCGGGTTGGCCTTCGAGGAGGTGCACTCGCGCTTCGTGACCAAGCTGCCCGCCAGGTACCGGCCGGCCCAGGGACGCGGCACCGTCAACGCGGTAGCCATAGAGCTGGAGGGACGGCGGGCAGTGTCGGTGCGGCGGGTGCGCTGGGAGCACGGCGCGGAGGACGAAGGATGA
- a CDS encoding Lrp/AsnC family transcriptional regulator: MEFDAVDRRILEILLHDGRASHASVAKAVGLSAPAVGERVKKLEQAGVIRGYHAEIDPQAVGLVITAFVAIAPQPRKPAQKLVERLMEFSEIEELHAVAGTYSFIVKVRVPSTAALDAFLDRLFTTEGVERTETTMVLRTSLERPTALPFAAR, from the coding sequence ATGGAGTTCGACGCCGTCGACCGCCGCATCCTGGAGATCTTGTTGCACGACGGGCGTGCCTCTCACGCCTCGGTGGCGAAGGCGGTCGGGTTGTCGGCGCCGGCCGTGGGCGAGCGCGTCAAGAAGCTCGAGCAGGCCGGGGTCATCCGGGGCTACCACGCGGAGATAGACCCGCAGGCCGTGGGCCTCGTGATCACGGCGTTCGTGGCGATCGCACCGCAGCCGCGCAAGCCGGCGCAGAAGCTCGTGGAGCGTCTCATGGAGTTCAGCGAGATCGAGGAGCTGCACGCCGTGGCGGGCACCTACTCGTTCATCGTGAAGGTGCGCGTGCCGAGCACGGCGGCGCTGGACGCCTTCCTCGACCGCCTGTTCACCACCGAGGGCGTGGAACGCACCGAGACCACCATGGTCCTGCGCACCAGCCTGGAGCGGCCCACCGCGCTGCCGTTCGCCGCCCGCTAA
- a CDS encoding ATP-dependent DNA helicase, translated as MPPRNAPRTAPGNAPRDTTAMVPSASFPFPDYRPGQAEALERAREAFAEGKRFVIVEAPTGAGKSAVAVTLAREAPSAFIVTNQKILQDQYVQDFPDLALLKGRANYDCLVAPTHAGAAPCTVGQRFPACDECPYFTAKDVAMAANVAALNYAYFLAELNYSGGFSSRDLLVLDEAHNAEGALMNFVQVVIAEGALLRAGLQRALPPDLGDELAFEFAELLLPELRARATELERGFKDVGNEDVALQQLRVKQWLDGQAERIMLLLDSHGAGEVDWVVERRRGHDGPSIVFKPVEVAALAEPYLFGHARRVLMLSATILDARTFLRSLGIDEDEAEVISVPSSFPPENRPIVVRPAARLTRHYLDRDLPLLAQAVNHLALQHEYEKGVVHAHSYKIAGFVAKHLSSEVAWRVVTHETAAGRDAALAKHLSSPEPTILVTPSMTEGIDLAEDLARWQVLCKVPYPYLGDKQVAARMERDRDWYDWRTTLSVVQAYGRSVRSETDSAVTYLLDADFPNFLKRQQRRLPDWFVEALV; from the coding sequence ATGCCGCCCAGGAACGCGCCTCGGACCGCGCCCGGGAACGCACCCAGGGACACGACCGCCATGGTTCCCTCGGCGAGTTTCCCGTTCCCCGACTACCGTCCAGGCCAGGCGGAGGCCCTCGAGCGGGCGCGGGAGGCCTTCGCCGAAGGCAAGCGCTTCGTGATAGTCGAGGCTCCTACCGGCGCGGGCAAGAGCGCCGTGGCGGTAACGCTGGCGCGCGAGGCGCCCTCGGCGTTCATCGTCACCAACCAGAAGATCTTGCAGGACCAGTACGTCCAGGATTTCCCCGACCTCGCCCTCCTCAAAGGGCGGGCCAACTACGACTGCCTCGTCGCCCCCACTCACGCGGGGGCGGCTCCGTGCACCGTCGGACAGCGCTTCCCCGCTTGCGACGAGTGCCCTTACTTCACGGCCAAGGACGTGGCCATGGCCGCCAACGTCGCGGCCCTGAACTACGCCTACTTCCTCGCCGAACTCAACTACTCCGGCGGCTTCTCCTCGCGTGACCTCCTCGTGCTGGACGAGGCCCACAACGCCGAGGGCGCGCTCATGAACTTCGTGCAGGTCGTCATCGCCGAGGGCGCGCTGCTCCGGGCCGGCTTGCAGCGGGCGCTCCCGCCCGACCTGGGTGACGAGCTGGCGTTCGAGTTCGCCGAGCTGCTGCTGCCCGAGCTGCGCGCCCGGGCGACCGAGCTCGAGCGGGGCTTCAAGGACGTGGGCAACGAAGACGTGGCCTTACAGCAGTTGCGCGTCAAGCAGTGGCTCGACGGCCAGGCCGAGCGCATCATGCTGCTGCTAGACAGCCACGGCGCGGGCGAAGTGGATTGGGTGGTCGAGCGCCGGCGCGGTCACGACGGTCCGAGCATCGTGTTCAAGCCAGTCGAGGTGGCGGCTTTGGCCGAGCCCTACCTCTTCGGCCACGCCAGGCGCGTGCTCATGCTGTCCGCCACCATCCTCGACGCGCGCACGTTCCTCCGCAGCCTAGGCATCGACGAGGACGAGGCCGAGGTTATCAGCGTGCCCTCGTCGTTCCCGCCGGAGAACCGTCCGATAGTCGTGAGGCCCGCCGCCCGCCTCACGCGGCACTACCTCGATCGCGACTTGCCCCTGCTCGCTCAGGCCGTCAACCACCTGGCGCTGCAGCACGAGTACGAGAAGGGCGTGGTGCACGCACACTCGTACAAGATCGCCGGGTTCGTCGCCAAGCACCTGAGCAGCGAGGTGGCGTGGCGCGTCGTCACTCACGAGACCGCCGCGGGCCGAGACGCGGCGCTCGCCAAGCACCTGAGCTCGCCCGAACCCACCATCCTGGTGACGCCGAGCATGACCGAGGGCATCGACCTGGCCGAGGACCTGGCGCGCTGGCAGGTGCTGTGCAAGGTGCCCTATCCGTACCTGGGGGACAAACAGGTGGCTGCACGCATGGAACGCGACCGCGACTGGTACGACTGGCGGACCACGTTGAGCGTGGTGCAGGCGTACGGGCGCAGCGTCAGGAGCGAGACCGACAGCGCCGTCACGTACCTGCTCGACGCCGACTTCCCCAACTTCCTCAAGCGCCAGCAGCGGCGGCTGCCCGATTGGTTCGTCGAGGCGCTCGTGTGA
- a CDS encoding PQQ-dependent sugar dehydrogenase, whose translation MRRFRGLGPTLVLATLASALAACGALSPATPPPSPPAPPRLDKTVALEVAYTGFDHPVGIVNAGDSRLFVVELAGAIRVVKDGAVLTTPFLDLTGMVPTNGEQGLLGLAFDPDYATNGRFYVHYINLDGDAVIARYEVSGDPDVAAAGSAEPLLTIHRGADYSKFHYGGQLAFGRDGYLYVASGDGATGGDPSRRLDTLLGKILRIDVSGPGAYSVPSDNPFVGTPGVRAEIWAYGLRNPWRFSFDRLTGDLYIADVGEDAYEEVNFQPAASKGGEDYGWNVMEGMHCYGSDTCDKSGLTLPVLEYEHDDTGRSITGGYVYRGRQVPGLEGAYVFGDFMTGEVWRSSAADDWAMTQIPAPAGIMVTTFGEDANGELYLADFKAGTLYRFRTAPN comes from the coding sequence ATGCGACGTTTCCGTGGACTTGGACCCACGCTCGTACTCGCCACCCTTGCCTCCGCGCTGGCAGCGTGCGGTGCGCTGAGCCCCGCCACGCCGCCGCCGAGCCCTCCAGCGCCACCAAGACTAGACAAGACCGTGGCCCTCGAAGTGGCCTACACGGGCTTCGACCATCCCGTCGGCATCGTCAACGCGGGCGACTCTCGTCTGTTCGTGGTGGAGCTCGCGGGCGCCATCCGCGTGGTGAAAGACGGCGCCGTGCTCACCACACCGTTCCTGGACCTTACCGGCATGGTCCCGACCAACGGCGAGCAGGGCCTGCTGGGCCTGGCCTTCGACCCCGACTACGCCACCAATGGGCGCTTCTACGTTCACTACATAAACCTTGACGGCGACGCCGTCATCGCGCGCTACGAGGTCTCCGGCGACCCGGACGTCGCCGCTGCCGGCTCGGCGGAGCCCCTGCTCACCATCCATCGAGGCGCGGACTACTCAAAGTTCCATTACGGCGGCCAGCTCGCGTTCGGACGCGACGGCTACCTGTACGTGGCCAGCGGCGATGGCGCCACGGGGGGCGACCCCAGTAGGCGGTTGGACACTCTGTTGGGCAAGATCCTGAGGATCGACGTGTCGGGGCCCGGGGCCTACTCCGTGCCGAGCGATAACCCCTTCGTGGGCACTCCGGGCGTAAGGGCCGAGATCTGGGCCTACGGCCTGCGCAACCCGTGGCGCTTCTCCTTCGACCGTCTGACCGGCGACCTGTACATCGCCGACGTGGGCGAGGACGCATACGAGGAGGTGAACTTCCAGCCGGCCGCCTCCAAGGGTGGTGAGGACTACGGCTGGAACGTCATGGAAGGCATGCACTGCTACGGTAGCGACACGTGCGACAAGTCGGGCCTGACCTTGCCCGTCCTGGAGTACGAGCACGACGACACAGGCCGCTCCATCACCGGCGGCTACGTGTACCGCGGGAGGCAGGTCCCCGGCCTCGAGGGCGCCTACGTGTTCGGCGACTTCATGACGGGCGAGGTGTGGCGAAGCTCGGCGGCCGACGACTGGGCCATGACGCAGATCCCGGCGCCGGCCGGCATCATGGTCACGACGTTCGGTGAGGATGCGAACGGGGAGCTCTACCTAGCCGACTTCAAGGCCGGGACGCTGTACCGCTTCCGCACCGCGCCGAACTAG